The genomic window CCGCAAGATGCCGGCGCGCGTGGCGGCCCTGGTCAAGAAATCGCACGACGTCGTGATGCTGCGCCTGCAGTTGCCAGCCGGCGAGCCGCTGCAGTTTCATGCCGGCCAGTACGTCGAGTTCATCCTGCGTGATGGCGCGCGGCGGAGCTATTCGATGGCCAACGCGCCGCATACGTTGGCTGAGCCAGGCACCGGCATCGAACTGCACATTCGGCACTTGCCCGGCGGCAAGTTCACCGACCACGTGTTCGGCGCGATGAAAGAGAAAGAGATTCTTCGCATCGAAGGCCCGTACGGCAGCTTCTTTTTGCGCGAAGACTCGGACAAACCGATCGTGATGCTCGCCTCGGGTACAGGTTTTGCGCCAATCAAGGCACTGCTGGAGCATATGAAATTCAAGGCCATCGACCGCGCTGCGATCTTGTACTGGGGCGGCCGCCGGCCCGAGGATTTGTACATGGACGAATGGGTGCGGGCACAGCTCGCCGGAATGCCCAACCTGCGCTACGTGCCTGTCATCTCCAACGCCGTGCCCGATGACAACTGGACCGGTCGAACCGGCTTCGTGCATCAGGCCGTGCTCGAGGACTTCGCAGACCTTTCGGGCTATCAGGTGTACGCCTGTGGCGCGCCCATCGTGGTGGACTCGGCCAAGCGCGATTACATGGCGCTGGGTGGACTGCCCGAAGAGGAGTTCTTCGCAGACGCCTTCACGTCAGAGGCGGACAAGGCAATTCCCTGACGCCATCGCTATGAACAAACGCACCTTTCTTGTCTTACTGGCGCTCAGCGCTGCCGTGATCCAAGCGCCAGCGCAGGCGCAATCGAACAGCCGCCCGATTCGCCTCGTCGTGCCCTACGCAGCCGGTGGCCCGATCGACGTTACAGCCCGCATCCTGGCCGAACGCGTCAAGGATGTGCTCGGCCCGGTCATCATCGACAACAAGCCCGGTGCGGGCGGGAACATCGGTGCCGACATCGTCGCCAAAGCGCCACCGGACGGGCTGACGATCGGCATCGCGGCGACGGCAACCAACGCTGTCAACCCGTGGCTTTACAGCAAGATGCCGTTCAACTCGGCGACCGACTTCGCACCCATCACGCAGATGGTCCGCGTGCCCAATGTGCTGGTGATGAACGCGGCGGCCGCGGAGCGCCTGAAGATCAACACGGTGGCCGACCTGATTCGCTACGCCAAGGCCAACCCCGCCAAGCTCAACTACGGGAGCGGCGGCAACGGCAGCGCCGGCCATCTGGCGGGCGAGTTGTTCAAGAAGGAGGCCGGCATCTTCGCGGTACACATCCCTTACAACGGCGGCAGCCCGGCCCAGCTAGCGCTGGTCTCAGGCCAGGTCGATTTCAACTTCGACAACCTTGCGACCGCAGCGCCGAACATCCGGTCCGGCAAGCTGAAGGCGATCGCCGTGACGACGTTGCAACGCAGCCCGTCGCTGCCCGAAGTGCCGCCGGTGGCCGACACGCTCAAGGGCTTTTCGGTCGATACGTGGTGGGGCTTGGTGGCGCCAGCCGGTACGCCGCCAGACGTGATCGCGAAGCTCAACAAGGCCTTCGTCGATGCGCTCAACGCGCCGGAAACGAAGACCCGATTTGCGTCGTTGATGGCCGAACCCGTCCCGACGACGCCGGATCAGTTCGGCGCGCTCATGAAGAGCGAAATGGCCAAGTACGAAAAGGTCGTCAAGGCCACCGGCGCCAAGGTGGATTGAGCGGTTACTCGCCGACTATTCCCCAAGATAGGCGGCCCGGACTTTCGGGTCGCTGAGCATCACCTTGGCATCGCCGAACATGGAGATCAGCCCCGACTCCATCACATAGCCACGGTCGGCGAGTTGCAGCGCGCGGTTGGCGTTCTGCTCGACGAGCAAGATGGTCACGCCCTGCGACGCCACCGTTTGCACGACCTCGAAGATCTTGTCGCACATGATCGGCGACAAGCCCATCGTGGGTTCGTCGAGCAGCAACACCTTGGGTCGCGCCATCAGTGCACGGCCCATCGCGAGCATCTGCTGCTCCCCACCCGACATGGTGCCGGCCAGTTGCGTCGCGCGCTCCTTCAAGCGGGGGAACGTCGTGAAAACGCGATCGATGTCGTTGCCGATCTCGACCTTGTCCGTGCGAATGTAAGCGCCGATCTGCAGGTTCTCGGTGATCGTCATGCGCGTGAACACGCCACGGCCCTCGGGCACCATGACCAGGCCCTCCTTGACGAGATCCCAGGCGCCGCGGCCCTTGATGTTCTTGCCCAGGAATTCGATGGTGCCGCCGAGGTGCGGCAAGGTGCCGGTGATGGCCTTCATCGTTGTCGTCTTGCCGGCGCCGTTGGAGCCGATCAACGAAACGAGCTCGCCCTCCAGCACTTCGAAGTCGATGCCCTTGACGGCCTGAATGCCGCCGTACGCGACTTTCAGGCCGCTGACCTTGAGTAGTGTCTGGGCCATGTCAATGTCCTCCGGTGCCGAGGTAAGCCTCGATCACCTTTTCGTTTTTCTGTACGTCGGCGGGCACGCCTTCGGCGATTTGTTTGCCGTAGTCGAGCACCGTCACGCGGTCGCACAAACCCATGATGAGCTTCACGTCGTGTTCGATGATGAGCACCGTGCGGTTGTCCTTGCGAATGCGATCGATGAGTTCGCGCAACTGCAGCTTCTCGGTCGCGTTCATGCCGGCAGCAGGTTCGTCGAGCGCGATGAGTTTCGGGTCTGTCGCCAGAGCACGCGCGATTTCGAGCCGGCGCTGGTCGCCATAGCTCAGGGTGCGCGCCTTGAAGTCCGCGTACTTGCCAACACCGACGTACTCGAGCAGTTCCATCGCGCGTTTGGCAATCGCCGCTTCCTCCCTCTTGAAACTGCTCGTGCGAAAGATCGCGCCGAAGACGCCCGAGTGGGTGCGCACATGGCGCCCGACCATCACGTTCTCGAGGGCCGTCATTTCAGCAAAAAGGCGGATGTTCTGAAAAGTGCGTGCGATGCCGGCTTGCGCCACTTCATGCACCGCTGTGGGTTGGTACGGCTTGCCGCCCAATTCGAAGCTGCCGCTGTCTGGCGTGTAGAGCCCGGTAATCACGTTGAAGAAGGTCGTCTTGCCGGCGCCGTTGGGACCGATCAGGCCGTACACCTGGCCCTGCTTGATGGTGATGCCCACGTCCGACAGCGCCTGCAAGCCGCCGAAACGTTTGGAGATGCCGCGCACCTCGAGAATGGTTTCAGTCATGTGCTGGCTCGTTCAAGGATTGATCGACATCGGACGCGCGGCACCGCCGGGCACTTCATCGGATGGTGCCTCGAGGCCCGAGCCGTGCTGCTGGATCGATCCATCGATCGGCACCGGGCTGCCCTTGGCCGAAGCGAGCGACTTGCCGTGGTCTGGCGATGGCCACAAGCCACGCGGCCGCACCAGCATGATGATGATCATGGCAAGCGCGATAAAGAGCTGGCGCAGGATGGATGCATCGAGCCGGCCGTCGGTCAGCGCCTGGAGCGGACCCGCCACGTAGCGCAGCACCTCGGGCAGCGTCGCCAGCAATACCGCGCCGAGGATCACGCCCGGCAAATGGCCGATGCCACCCAGCACGACC from Variovorax sp. PAMC28562 includes these protein-coding regions:
- a CDS encoding CDP-6-deoxy-delta-3,4-glucoseen reductase, translating into MTSAAPHEAGFSISIEPSGRSFVVQPDETILAAGIRQGIGLPYGCKDGACGSCKCKKLSGEVTLGTHQSKALSAEEELAGYVLTCCARPQSDVVLESRQVTEAGAFPIRKMPARVAALVKKSHDVVMLRLQLPAGEPLQFHAGQYVEFILRDGARRSYSMANAPHTLAEPGTGIELHIRHLPGGKFTDHVFGAMKEKEILRIEGPYGSFFLREDSDKPIVMLASGTGFAPIKALLEHMKFKAIDRAAILYWGGRRPEDLYMDEWVRAQLAGMPNLRYVPVISNAVPDDNWTGRTGFVHQAVLEDFADLSGYQVYACGAPIVVDSAKRDYMALGGLPEEEFFADAFTSEADKAIP
- a CDS encoding Bug family tripartite tricarboxylate transporter substrate binding protein, which gives rise to MNKRTFLVLLALSAAVIQAPAQAQSNSRPIRLVVPYAAGGPIDVTARILAERVKDVLGPVIIDNKPGAGGNIGADIVAKAPPDGLTIGIAATATNAVNPWLYSKMPFNSATDFAPITQMVRVPNVLVMNAAAAERLKINTVADLIRYAKANPAKLNYGSGGNGSAGHLAGELFKKEAGIFAVHIPYNGGSPAQLALVSGQVDFNFDNLATAAPNIRSGKLKAIAVTTLQRSPSLPEVPPVADTLKGFSVDTWWGLVAPAGTPPDVIAKLNKAFVDALNAPETKTRFASLMAEPVPTTPDQFGALMKSEMAKYEKVVKATGAKVD
- a CDS encoding ABC transporter ATP-binding protein — its product is MAQTLLKVSGLKVAYGGIQAVKGIDFEVLEGELVSLIGSNGAGKTTTMKAITGTLPHLGGTIEFLGKNIKGRGAWDLVKEGLVMVPEGRGVFTRMTITENLQIGAYIRTDKVEIGNDIDRVFTTFPRLKERATQLAGTMSGGEQQMLAMGRALMARPKVLLLDEPTMGLSPIMCDKIFEVVQTVASQGVTILLVEQNANRALQLADRGYVMESGLISMFGDAKVMLSDPKVRAAYLGE
- a CDS encoding ABC transporter ATP-binding protein; amino-acid sequence: MTETILEVRGISKRFGGLQALSDVGITIKQGQVYGLIGPNGAGKTTFFNVITGLYTPDSGSFELGGKPYQPTAVHEVAQAGIARTFQNIRLFAEMTALENVMVGRHVRTHSGVFGAIFRTSSFKREEAAIAKRAMELLEYVGVGKYADFKARTLSYGDQRRLEIARALATDPKLIALDEPAAGMNATEKLQLRELIDRIRKDNRTVLIIEHDVKLIMGLCDRVTVLDYGKQIAEGVPADVQKNEKVIEAYLGTGGH